GTCAGCACTTGACAGCGGCAAAGGGGTAATATTGGTCTCTTGTCATTTCGGAAGTCTGGATCTCAATGCGACATTAGCGGCGCTTCATGTCAGGAAATCGCGCAAGTATGCTTTTACTTATCGCAGACCCTCGGATGATCTTGTCAACAATTTTTTAGTTGAAAAACGTTCGCCCTACAGCGATTATTTTTTTCCGGTGAGTAATTTGGTTGGCATTATCAGGCTGCTAAAAAAAGGTGGAGTGGTTTGGTATGCCCCGGATATTGAAGTGAAAAATAAAAATTCCGTATTTGCAGATTTTTTAGGAGTGCCGGCTTCCACCACGGCGGGTTTGAGTAAACTTGCTGCTGCGGGAGATGCCCTAATTCTGCCATTCGGGCACTACCGCAACCCTGATAACAGTTACACCCTAAAATTCTTTGAGCCTTTAAAAAACTTCCCGAGTGGCGATCCTGTGGCTGATACACGGCAGATAAATAAAGCGATTGAGGACATTATCGAGCCTTATCCCGAACGTTATTGGTGGGCCATCAAACGTTTTAAAAACCGACCGGAAGGTTACACAAAGCTCTATTAATCGCTGATTAATATTTAAGTTTAGTGATTTTTAGCCGGGATATTGGGCTCTTCAACCCATTATTGGACATTCTACCTTCGCTACGTTATAACAATTAACAAGCCGTCATTCGATGTACCTGACTATGCGTTGCGCCATCCTGTTTTCATTGCTTTTGGTTCTAGTTTCGCCGGTTTTTATTGCGGCAGCAGAACCGAGCAGCCCCTTGTCTGTAAAAGATTCCAGCGCGACGCCCGTTACCCTTCCCTACCTTTTATCACAGGATGTGAATCACGAGGATTATTATTTCTCGCAACTCATCATTCTCGCGATGGATAAATCGGTGAATGAATTTGGCGCCTGGAAAAAACAACATCATTCCTCCTGGTTGCGAGACAAACGCCTGAGGCTTGCATTGGAGCACGGCGAGCTGGATGTTATATGGTCACAAACAAACGCTGCTTTTGAGAAAGACATGCAGGCCATTAAATTTCCACTGCTGCGCGGTCTGGGGCACTACCGTTTATTGTTGATACGCGAAGCCGATCAAGCGCTATTCGACAAAGTGCAGTCACTTCAGCAGTTGGCAAAGTTTACAGGTGGCATGGGTGCTCAATGGCCGGATGTTCCCATTATGATGGCCAATAATCTACCGCAGGTCACCGTACCAGGCTTTGGGAAGTTGTTTCGGATGCTTGCTGCAGGCAGGTTCGATTATTTTTCACGGGGTATCTATCAAATACAATCGGAAGTGGATTTCTATCCCGATCTGCCACTTGCCATCGAAAAACATCTGTTATTAAGTTATCCCAGTAATTTCTATTTCTTCGTTAAAAAAGGCAACGAAGCGCTTGCACAACGAATTTTAATCGGTTTGAAAAATGCCGACGCCGATGGAAGTTTTTCTGAGCTGTTTAATCAGGTACCTCGATATCGCTGGGCAATGCACGAATTGCAAACGAGCAATCGCTTGGAGCTCAAGCTCGCCATGCCGGAAGAAACCCCTTAAGCTAAAAATATTTCCAAAATTTCTGCAATGCGATTAATTTCGGTGGGTTTGGGGAGGTAAGCATCCATACCTGCCTGTAAGCACTTGGTGCCATCGTCAATAAGTGCATTGGCCGTTAAAGCAATAATTGGGGTTTTATAATTTGGATTGTCTATTTGACGGATTTTTTGCGTTGCTGTATAGCCATCCATGATCGGCATTTGGCAGTCCATAAAAATGAGGTTGAATGTCTCTTCCATTGAGCATGCAATCGCTTCCACCCCGTTTTTTGCAATACGCACGTTGCAACCCAGGTGCCGGAGTAATTGGCTGGTAACCAATTGATTGGTGTTGTCGTCGTCTACGACCAGTACGTAGGCATCGAAACGCTCTTTGAGGGCGGTATTGGCCAGTTTATTAAGCGACGAGGCACTCTTTTCTATAATTAAGGTTTCGTCTTCCACAGGCAGTTCAAGATCAAACCAAAAACTCGAGCCCTGACCTTTTTCACTGGTTAAATGTATTTGGCTGTCCATGCTGTTCACAATTTGAGATGAAATGGAAAGCCCCAAACCGGTGCCGCCATAACGGCGAGTGGTCGAGTTATCTTCTTGTGCGAATTTTTCGAAGATTACTTTTTGTTGTGCTTTTTCTATACCGATACCGCTATCAGACACGCGAAATCGTAGCCTCGCTTTTTTCTTATCCACACTGAGCACCTGAATGGAAAACTCTATAAAGCCCACTTGGGTAAATTTAATGGCATTGGAGATAAGGTTTAGGAGCACTTGCTTCAAGTAAAAGGCGTCACCCACCAGTCTTTTTGGCAGAGTACGAGCAATATCCAATTTGAATTCAAGTTGCTTGGTGCGAGCGTTGGCTGTGGATATCTTGAAAATTTCATTGACAAGCTTATGTGGGTCGAACCACGACTGCGACAGAATAATCTTGCCGGCTTCAATTTTTGAGAAATCCAAAATGTTGTTGATTACCTCCAGCAGGTTCTTCGAGGAGGTTGAGATAACGCTGGTAATCTTGCGTTGTTCACCGGTGAGCTGGGTTTCTTCCAGCAGAGAAATCATCCCGATAACGCCATTGAGCGGCGTGCGCAGCTCGTGGCTCATATTGGCGAGGAAGGTGCTTTTGGCGTTTAGTGCCTTTTCGAGATCGACATTTTTTTCGCGAAGTCTCATCCGCAATCGAATCATCGAAGAATTGATTACACCCAGGGCAACGTTGCCAAACACGAAAACCAGCCATACCACAATTTGGTCACTTGCCCGTGTTGAGATATCTCCGGTGCGCTGAATATATTCAAACTGCATGATGGTAAATATCAGGGTTACCAGAATCACGTAAATCACGAAGGGTTTTTGATCGAGTCGAAAAGTGCCGAATATCGTGATAAGGAAGAGAAACAGTAATACCAGGGGGCGGAGTTCATTGAGTTGGTAAAAAATAAACAGCGAGCAGAAGGCCGCCCAGTACATTTCCGGTAAGGTCAGGGAAGGTTCCCTAAAGCGTAGGTTTAACTCTGTGAGAATCACAATGTTAAACGTGATATTAATTGTCCAGAACACCACCAGGGTGAACGTTACTTGTTGCGGGGTGGCTAAGCAGTCTCCCACTTCGCAACCATAGATGTAGAGGATCGTGAGAACGATACCTCCCAAAGTCGCCAGCAGCGTGTTACCGAGCCTTATTTGCTGCTTGTAATCAAGACTTAATTTCAACGGTGCCATGCTTCAGGGTCCTAAGGCGGGGTGTGCTTATCTCAGGTGATTTTGCCACAGGATGCGGCCTGCGCATGGCTGAATTATAGAGGATCTTGGCATGGTAAGCCTTGTTCTGGTTCGACCTGTAGGTTACTACACGGGTATTTTACAGAGTTATCTTGCCTGCCTCCCGAACCATTAGCGCGCATTGGGTACATTTCAATGCTGAATATGACGCACTTATGTAATTTTAACTGCACCAAAGTAATTCTTATTTAAAAAATATTGGGTTATCTGGGTGCAAATTACCTATGAGAAGTTAGCCCGAATTTCTAAACAATAGACTCTGGGTCTTTAACTCATTGATTTTTAGTAAAAAAAACTGCTTTCCAGTATTTGGCAGTTATTTTGCTCTTCTCAGACGCAAGCCAACTACCGATTGATGTTTAAAGCAATGGACGAACTTGTTGTTTCTCCTCGTCAAGCCGAAGCGCAAGCCGATAATTCTGGTGGTATGAAGGCGCACGCTCCAGGTGTTATACAGAATACCACGCGCATTGTGGTTATCGGTTCAGGGCCGGTAGGCGTCAGGTTTGTACACGAATATCTCAAGCGCAACCCGGGAGCGGCATTAACTCTTATGGGTGATGAGCCGTTTCAGCCCTACAACCGTGTGCAGCTTTCCACTTTACTCGCCGGCGAAGTGACTATGGAGGATATTATCCTGCCTTTACCAAGTCAGGCGCAGTACCAGCACTTTCGTCATCAGGTTGCACGGGTGGTCGCGATTGATACCGAGCGCAAAACTGTGCTCGATTCGCGAGGTGTGGAAATCGATTTCGATGCCTTGGTTATCGCCACAGGGTCACGTGCGCACATTCCTCACATCCCAGGCGTTGATCAAAAAGGGGTGTACACCTTTCGAAATTTAAAAGACACCGAATTTCTATATTCACGGATCGCACGCTGTCGCCATTTGGTGGTGGTTGGTGGGGGTCTATTGGGTATCGAAGCTGCCCGTGCGCTGCGCAGAGCGAATACCCAAGTAACTTTAGTGCAACAATCGAACCGTCTCATGAACCGTCAGTTAGACGAGAAAGCAGCAAACCTGTTGCGACGAAGAGTTGAAAACGCTGGTATCGCGGTGATTACTGAATCCGGGGTGCGTGAAGTTTTGGGGCAGGAATCTCGTGTTACAGGTGTACGCTTGCGTAACGGCACAATTTTGGAGTGTGACACAGTTTTGCTGTGCGCGGGGATTCGTCCAAATGTAGATCTCGCGCGGGCCGCCAAAATAAAAGTGGCTACTGGTGTTTTGGTGGACGATGAATTACGCACTTCAGCTGAGGGGGTTTATGCGATTGGCGAATGTTGTGAGCATCGGGGTCAAACGTACGGGCTGGTGAATCCAGGTTTGGAGCAAGCAGCGGTTGCCGCCGAAACTGTTGCGCAACAGGACTCCCGTTATATCGGGTCGCTGGAAGTCAGCCGTCTCAAGGTATTGGGTGAAACGGTTTGCAGCATGGGGGATGTTACCGATCCAGTGTTTCGAGCGCGCCAATACCAACTTACCTGGCAGTCACGGGACAAACGCAAATATCGCAAGGTTGTGGTTACCAAAGGCAAAGTTACCGGTGCTTTGTGTTTCGGTGACTGGGAAGAAATTCCCAGAGTGCAGGAAGCCTATCAAACCGAACGAAAAATTTACCTTTGGCATCTGCTGCGATTTTTAACCACGGGCTATCTTTGGACTCAAGATTCTGATGTCGCACTTTGGCCTAGCAGCGC
The DNA window shown above is from Alteromonadaceae bacterium 2753L.S.0a.02 and carries:
- a CDS encoding KDO2-lipid IV(A) lauroyltransferase; this translates as MGILRKVLITTNCNFFMMDPDGQSSQSSALASLLRQKHPKYWALALAILFFSAVSKLPYAVLLVFGKLFGTLIYLAGGRVRRIAYANITACYPTLSRQECKQRAFRSFKELGIATMETFRVWFGDAAAFYEPRTKLVGDAYWQSALDSGKGVILVSCHFGSLDLNATLAALHVRKSRKYAFTYRRPSDDLVNNFLVEKRSPYSDYFFPVSNLVGIIRLLKKGGVVWYAPDIEVKNKNSVFADFLGVPASTTAGLSKLAAAGDALILPFGHYRNPDNSYTLKFFEPLKNFPSGDPVADTRQINKAIEDIIEPYPERYWWAIKRFKNRPEGYTKLY
- a CDS encoding ABC-type amino acid transport substrate-binding protein encodes the protein MYLTMRCAILFSLLLVLVSPVFIAAAEPSSPLSVKDSSATPVTLPYLLSQDVNHEDYYFSQLIILAMDKSVNEFGAWKKQHHSSWLRDKRLRLALEHGELDVIWSQTNAAFEKDMQAIKFPLLRGLGHYRLLLIREADQALFDKVQSLQQLAKFTGGMGAQWPDVPIMMANNLPQVTVPGFGKLFRMLAAGRFDYFSRGIYQIQSEVDFYPDLPLAIEKHLLLSYPSNFYFFVKKGNEALAQRILIGLKNADADGSFSELFNQVPRYRWAMHELQTSNRLELKLAMPEETP
- a CDS encoding signal transduction histidine kinase, coding for MAPLKLSLDYKQQIRLGNTLLATLGGIVLTILYIYGCEVGDCLATPQQVTFTLVVFWTINITFNIVILTELNLRFREPSLTLPEMYWAAFCSLFIFYQLNELRPLVLLFLFLITIFGTFRLDQKPFVIYVILVTLIFTIMQFEYIQRTGDISTRASDQIVVWLVFVFGNVALGVINSSMIRLRMRLREKNVDLEKALNAKSTFLANMSHELRTPLNGVIGMISLLEETQLTGEQRKITSVISTSSKNLLEVINNILDFSKIEAGKIILSQSWFDPHKLVNEIFKISTANARTKQLEFKLDIARTLPKRLVGDAFYLKQVLLNLISNAIKFTQVGFIEFSIQVLSVDKKKARLRFRVSDSGIGIEKAQQKVIFEKFAQEDNSTTRRYGGTGLGLSISSQIVNSMDSQIHLTSEKGQGSSFWFDLELPVEDETLIIEKSASSLNKLANTALKERFDAYVLVVDDDNTNQLVTSQLLRHLGCNVRIAKNGVEAIACSMEETFNLIFMDCQMPIMDGYTATQKIRQIDNPNYKTPIIALTANALIDDGTKCLQAGMDAYLPKPTEINRIAEILEIFLA
- a CDS encoding nitrite reductase (NADH) large subunit; amino-acid sequence: MFKAMDELVVSPRQAEAQADNSGGMKAHAPGVIQNTTRIVVIGSGPVGVRFVHEYLKRNPGAALTLMGDEPFQPYNRVQLSTLLAGEVTMEDIILPLPSQAQYQHFRHQVARVVAIDTERKTVLDSRGVEIDFDALVIATGSRAHIPHIPGVDQKGVYTFRNLKDTEFLYSRIARCRHLVVVGGGLLGIEAARALRRANTQVTLVQQSNRLMNRQLDEKAANLLRRRVENAGIAVITESGVREVLGQESRVTGVRLRNGTILECDTVLLCAGIRPNVDLARAAKIKVATGVLVDDELRTSAEGVYAIGECCEHRGQTYGLVNPGLEQAAVAAETVAQQDSRYIGSLEVSRLKVLGETVCSMGDVTDPVFRARQYQLTWQSRDKRKYRKVVVTKGKVTGALCFGDWEEIPRVQEAYQTERKIYLWHLLRFLTTGYLWTQDSDVALWPSSAVICQCNSVTQGELVAAMGQGCSSVSELRQATRASSTCGSCKPFLQSLLGNQVEPEKEKAWLPLFVLSLLAASVAVLVSYIPGLTVGESVQTPAPFEHIWNDKFYKQVTGFSLLGLTSIGLLMSLRKRLKFNVIARLGDYAWWRLLHVFLGATCAGLLFFHTGLHLGENLNFWLMLNFLIVLGLGAITGVIVSLSHKLVPPQARKLRSFWNWAHTLVAWPLPVLLLMHILSVYYF